GAGGTTGCGGTGGCAGTGGCCGAAGGTGAAGGTcaggcagttgttggcctgggcATCGAAGTGCCAGCGGGTCTGCTCCTCGCCACAGTCCTCGCTGTCAGGGGGCTTGAGGCATTCGGCTGTGGGGAAGGCCGTGCCATTGAGGCTGCTCTCTGAGGTGGCCGAAGCCTGAGCCCCCCTGACCACGGACAGTGGGAAGTCAGCCCTCAGAACCCCAGCAGGATTCCGGGCCGTGCAGGTATAGATGCCAGCGTCCTGGAGCTGGGCATTGTAGATGACCAGCTGGGCAATGTTGGTGACTACCACATTGCCACGTACGTGGTTGGGCCTCATGACCACATTCTCCCGATCTTCTAGCTGCTTCTCCCAAGTGAGTTCTGGCCGGGGCCGGCCTACtacatcacagaggaagctcaCAGTCTCTCCCACGGTGACAGACTGGTGCACAGGGTGGTTGAGCAGGGCCGGGGCTACCATGTCCAGCCCTGGGGTCTCTGGGGAGGCTGTGGTAGGGTGCACGGTGGTCTCGGGGGGTGGAGGGCTGGTGTTGGGCCAGGTGAAGTGGTATCGGCAGGTGACGACAGCCAGCGTGATGCCCTTGGAGCAGGCCTCAGCGTCCATGTAGCAGCGGTTGTAGTAGGTGAGGCCATCCGAGGCGCAGGTGAAACTGGGCTCCTTCTCGCAGCGATCTTTGCACTTGCACACCGGCTGGCCATCCCAGATGTCACACTCAGAGCCCTGCTGCACACACATGAAGTGATCGCATGTGGCTTCCTTGGGCATACCCACTGGACCTTTCTTCCCTTTCACATCCATGTAACGGGCTGCCACACAGCTCGTGGTCCCACACACATTGGGACAACACTTCTCATAGGTCTCACACTCCTGGAAGAACACCAAGAAAGCTCTCAGCAGAGGCAGGACAAGGAAGAAAGATCGACTCCTGTCTCCTCCACCCCCGGCTAAAAAGAATACGGCCTTTACCCTCCTCTTACAGGTAGGATAGTGAGGCAGAGAAGGATCAAAcacctgcccaaggtcacagggCTAGTATGGTGggcctttttcttctttagtttttggtggtgatactggggtttgaactcagggccttgcatttgctagacaagtgctgtatcatttgaaccatacctctagacttttttattttttttagtttatgttctagataaggtctcatgcttttgcccagagCTGGCTTGCACCTTGACCTTCCTACTtctacctcctgtgtagctgggattacaggcatgcactaccactcAACAGAGGGGATGTTTTCTTACTACCGCTTTACAGAGATATAGAAAAGTGACACCCAAGTTGCAGAGAACGAAGGTGGTAGAAAAGAGGTTCAtgttctgtgtgtgggggggtggggtggggtggggggttctaACATCATACATCATATGGTTACCTAAAGGAGGCCTAGGATTGCCGAGTTAAACTGTCACCACCCCCCCTTGCTTCACACTAGGGTGGGGATTATCTGGCCAACTTGCAGGGCTTGCTTCTGGGCCAGACGTTCAAGTTCAAAGTCTCTCCACACCTCTCCTCTGAAGGACAACAGGGTGTCTCAGACCCAGGAAAACCAGGTCTTGTGGCTTGTATTAGCCCAGCTCCATGAGGGACATTTCACAAAGAACATAACAAGACAAAAGTCCCCTTGtgtggcctaaataaataaataaatcaatcaatcaatcaaccgtCATTGAGGCTTTTTCCAGTCCATAACCCCTGCTGGCTTTCTAGGGAGCCACATAAGGCATTAGTTTAATTCCTCCAAAAGAGCAACGATGCTGGGAGATTTCACGTGGTGTTTTCCAGTCATACATCGTACCTACCGGGCGGCTGGGCAGCGCTCCTAATCCTGCTCCAGGTAATAACTTCGCGAATTACTCCCCACCAGGGCCAGCCTCTTGTCCTTCTGCCtttcatttctgtctctctggCATTCCACACAGGCTCAGAAGGGGAAATAGCCCCACTGGGCTGTGGGGAGCCTGGGCCCCCTCACTTGTTTACTGtgctccatccccccacccccacccggttCCCTAGGACTTTGTTTTGCAGGCTATCTGAATCCTCAGCCCCACGTGGGTACATTCTCCCCCTAAGACACATCAGCAGCAGGTGCCATTGTCCCCAAGCCTTGACTGACTTCTCCAGCCCGCCTGGACTAGGGATGAAAGACTTCCAACAAGTGAcatgagctcagccaatggggagAGCCactgcctcccctccctgctcctatCCTCTTGTCCACAGCACTGCCTGATGTGTCCTGAGTAGCCAGAGAACTGTCCCCAGCACAAGGAGACACAGAAAATTCTCTCCATGGAAGGCCTGCACCCAAGGGTCCTTGTGGAGGCCTAGCTCTGAGCAACAGCCCTGAGAGACCAGGTGAAGCAGAAAGTGACTGTGGCCAGAACAGGTAGAAGTacctgtcctttgccctgcagagatAGCCCTTGATGACTTCCCTCAGCAGCTGGGGCACAAAAGCCCTGAAAGTGGTCCTGTCCTCCCCCAGCATTGGCCAGTGGGGAGAAATGAGCATCTCAGAGGCTGCGTGGCTGGGCCCCGCCCACTGCCCTCTGAGGTCACCCAGTACCCCTGTCTCACCGTTGTTCCTTCTCAGCCTACCTGTCAGCCCTCTGAATCAAGGGCCAAACTCGAGGGAGATGGCGTGAAGCTGGAGAGTACCAGCCAGCACAGTTTCCTCACTGGCCAGAGTACAGCTCTGGGTATCCCTGTGAGCAGGTGGCTGAAGCCCCTGTGTTGGCATGTCTGGATGGAGCATGGCTGGATGAAGGGCCAGACCCTGATGGACCTGAACATCACATTCTGTTCATTCAGGCCTCCGCAGTAATGAGTAGGCTTCAGGATGGTGACCTCCAGCCAGACAGGGCCCAGGAGCCTTCATAGGAATTCCTGCAGCTCATCTCCAGTCATCGCCCTCCCCAcacttcccccccacccacacccatcGCCCTCCACTTTATCACACACTCACGTGGTCCACCTGGGACTCGCGGTTCCCCACTCACCTGGTCTGCCTCACACTCTCGCTTGCAGGTGCTCTGAGCATCCACCCAGAGGTTAGGGTTCATGTCGTTGGGGCAGATGCCTGCATGGGAATAGCGGATGGGCGGCAGGGCCAGGCCTCGTGGGGATACCCCAAGCaagagcaacagcagcagcagcaggagccccCAGGAGGACCAGAACCAACGACACCCCAAGGCCCACATGGTGTGGCCTACGATGGCCAGAGACCTCCCCTTGGATgacaccaggggctggggccCACCGGGGCCTTCTTCTCCAGGGGCTGGAGACCCCTGCCTTCTCCACCCCAGCAGGTTTTCTCGCTCGgacggcagcagcagcagcagcagcagcagtggcgCTGTCTCTGCCTCCACCAGCCTGCTGGGCTGCGCAGCTCCAGATAAAAGAAAGGTCTTTGGAAGGCAACTCCGCTCTTGGGTGTGCAGGGAAAAGGGGCCgcagcagggccccccccccacccccttgagcCTGGATTTATATCCTGGGCGCGCCACCAGAGTGGGAGAGAGCGAACCTGCTGCCTGTGACAGGCAGGCTGCTGGCGCCTCTGTCCCGTGGCCGATCACAGACTTATTGCagaagtgtgggggggggcagaggggagggaaaaaaaaaaagctggaagtagtttAGGCAGCGTATCTGGCACGGTGGGACACCTGCTTGTTTTTGACTCCAGGAGGCCTTTAACCCCTTCGAGGGCCAGAAATGGCCCGGACTTTGGAGGAGAGCTGGCTTCAAGACACGCACGCTCACTTGCACTGCAAAGCagggtttgtttccttttccccctcctccctggggctgggccccctcctccccttcagcCACCTCTGAAGAACACACAATCGCTTGTTACGAAGAGGGACCTGAGCTTCCGGGTTAGCGTCGCCCAGCTCCCTAGTACATCGGAGAGCAAATGACGTGGAAAAACAACAAGTTCACGGCCATTCCAGGGCGGGCCCAGCAGCGCGTGTAAGCCGACTCCCACCCCAGCACCGGGTCCCCCTGTTGAGAGGGGGGTGTGCTCACGGACAACTCCTCCAGATCAGTGTCCCGGGCCATTTATGTCCTACGCTCCAAATGTGGGtgatcccccacccccgccccaaatCATTCCAGACACATACCAGATCGGCTCGGGCTCCAGCTCCCTGCCTGTGGGACCTGTCACAttccttgcccccccccctcaccccaacaCACTTGTCGGCTCCAAGAACACCTACTCGGCAACTGTGTCCCCAGATTGTGCCACCCAGCAAAGCTGCCTTCGCTCATGGCCGCCGTGGGCCTGCTCGGTAAGCCCTTTCTAGGGACCAGGCACTGGATGGGTGCTGTCTCATGTGTCCCCCTGCTCCACCATAGACAGAATGTTCTGGTGGGTGAACACAAGCCACTGACAGGGTCACCTGTCACAGAATTAATCATATCCGTGGCTAGGCTCTCAGAACACATCATCTCAATCCTCATAGCAAATTTTAGCTTTAAGGGAAAGATTCACAGAAGAGTTACACAGTTTGCCCGTGTCACACAGCTTTATGTAGGAGGCAAGTTTATAAGCTTGCTGGGTGTGGGCAACAGCCTTTGGACACCATTGCTCCTCCATCCATCTAGTAGATCTAGTAGAAATGCTGTCAagatcaggcaccagtggctcacgcctatgatcctagctactcaggaggttgacctgctagcccaggcaggaaagtgcttgagacccttatctccaattaaccacacacacacacacacacacacacacgtgtgtgtgtgtgtgtgtggagtcaagtggtagagccttgagcacaaaagctcaggggcagcgcccaggccccgagttcaagtaccagcaccagcacacaaacaaaaacaaaaacagaaatgtcaTCAAGGCATAGCCTCAAGTCTTGTTTCTGCAACATGGGCAAAAAAGTTGTGAATGTCAAGGGTTGTATTTGTGGGGGACCTGGGAGAGGAGGCAGGAACTGCCAGGGACCAAGGGTAATTTCTCCCCCATTTGACAGGAAATGATCTGTATCTTAAATGCCATGGAACAGTCAGCAAGTTGGACATGTGCGTGTTAGTCCCTTGGTGCAGGGGAGGGGTGTCAGAGCCCcacaagagagagagggagtctgTTCAAGGACAAGTCACACAGAATGTGAGAAGCAGGCCGAGCGAGCTGCAGATCTCAGGAGCCTAATTTGGAGGAAGAGGGTGTCTCTAAGCTCCTCAGTAGCTTTGTCCATTCatggatggagaaactgaggctaggGCCCAGTTCCCCATCTAATTGGACTGTAAAAGGCCGCACGATCTTCCTCCACAGACTCGTCCTAGTTGGTGGGTGCTGGCTGCTTCCCCTCTGAGCCGGTCCCCCTCTTGTCATTTGGCTCATTCAGCAAGatctgtcttttctgtttatgtcaagTTGCTAATGAAGGGTGTCAGATCTTAATCCTCTAAATTATTGGAATAAACCTCCCTCGGAGGCCAGCCCCAGTAATGAAGCCAGACAGCGGGCGATGCCGGCTGCTTTGAATTCCCTGTCATTTCATAAACCATGTTCCAGCTGCTCGGAGCCACCCTCGCTCACATGCGGCTTGTGCGGCCTCCTGTGATACCACAAAGGGAAATGGGCAGTGACACATTTCTAAGCGGCACTTAGAGAAATTGTCACAGCCTCATTACACGCGGACAAACaagcagagagaggaggctgagcccatgaggaggggtggggaagaggggggagatgAAAGGGAAATCCTCTCCATACTGCCCACTCCTCCTACAGACTTGCTTTTAAAGGCCTccttcccagggcctcatgcaccccagtactggagcttgaactctgggcctgggcactgtcccttggctttttcacttaaggctggtgctctaccacttaagccacagttccacttgtggctttttcctgttttttgggCAGttcattgggaataagagtctcacacaatttgaaaaaaaaaaaaagagtctcacacacttccttgccccagctggctttcaactgcgatcctcagaactcagcctcctgagtagcgaggattactgaCCAGTCTTCCAATCCACCAGTTCCCTCTGCAGGCCACCAGGAATGGAGCTGGAGCTGAGCTGCTGCTGGGCAGAGCCCTGGCCTGAGGCTGCACTGAGCAGCTGGCCTTGTCCATCACCCTAAGGATGTGAGGAACCGCATGAGAGGTGAGCAAGAGAGCCCGACTGACCTAGCTATCTCTGTTCACTGACCACACCCATCATACCCTCTAGGGTGGGCTGGCAGGAGGTCACCCCTAGACAGTGAACTCTGGGTCACCCTTGACCACAGGATCACGCTTCACGCCTGGATCCCTGGGGTCTTGACAGGACAATACAGCTGATCCCATTTCCCAAATTAGCCAGCCCTCCCCCAGGTTTCACTGCACAAGCTGTGGGGAGACCCGATGAGACCCTTTGCAAATGCCACAGGACCCCAACGAACGAAATCTCTTCCTCTTGTTGTGTCTGTTCTCTCTTTTCCTATCTTATTTctttccaccacccccccccccaagcatctTCTAAGCTTTCTATAAGTACAAAGAAATCCACAAGTCTGTCCATAAACACAGGCTGGACAAGAAAGCCAGCAGACAAAACAATAACACCCTCATGAACTAAgcatggtggctcacccctgtaatcccagtttctGGAGCCTGAGACATAAGAATCTTGAGTTTGAGAGCAGCGGGGGCGAGATAGTGAGTTGAGGGCCAGTGGAACTAAGGGATGGGGGTGTGACTCGATAGTccaacacttgcttagcatgcaccaaaggccttgggtttgacccTCAGCACTGCAAACCAACAAATAAGATCATGCCAATAAGATCAATGGATGATAAGGGAAGGCTGGATTAGAAGTCTGTGCAGGGCTGGGGcgcaggggtggagggggaggacacagaagatgggaggctgggctgggtttGCTGCTGCCTATGTGTGACACTGGCTGAGGACGGAGCAAGCAAAGGCGAAGAGGCAGCTCCCTGCACTTCCCTGAGAAAGGCCTGGCCTTTCTGCAAGCTAACCTCTCTAGCCAAGGCCCTCCCTCTATGAGGCCCGGCTCCGGGCTGGGGACAGAAAGATGGGGGCAAGTCAGCAGGTTTCagaggagtgggggtgggagctGTAGGACTCCTTTCTACAGCAAAGTCAGGCCAGCAGCCGGCTCTGGTCCCCCCCTTTTGGGCCCCAGACTGACATAGCCACACTGTCTCCCATCTAGGTAAGGAaggttccccacccccaccctccactccCGGGGTCCTCCTGCTCAATCCTTGCTCTTTTTGTGGGGAGCAGGACCAGGGTTACAAGGAGACAGTAAAGAAGCTGTCCTCCACGCCGTACTCAGCTAGGCAGTCTAGCTCCTCCGGTCAGCTCATAGCTGAATTCAATAAAGCCAGAGGCTCATTACTCAGCTGGGGACCCCCTGCCAGaatggcctggggcctgggttccatTACAGGGCTGTGTGAACTCTCCCCTCCCAGTGAGGCTGCACCGGGCTGTGTGCAATAATTAAGGGGCCTCAGCAGATGGTGGAGGCGGATGGACAGGGGGAGGCCTTCAGCTGTGGGACACGTGACCCTCTGCATCTGTGTGGAGCAGCACTGTGGGAGGGTGGGCGacgggctggggggcgggggaaggggcgtggccctgaatcaagatctgaggactgtgggctTGGTAGGATGGAGCATCTTCCATGGCGTTAGGTCAGCTGAGCCTCCTTGGAAACCCCTGCCTAGGCATGGGGAAGGGGTGCCTGCATGGCGGAGCCCCGGGGAGCTGGAGGCTGGGTGTCTGGAGGAACTATCAGCTCCCAGTGCAGCCCAGAACTGGGCACCTCTGGGGTGTCCTCCTGGAAGGGTTGTGGCCTGAGTTCCAACCCCTCTGTGGTTCTTGGGCTGAGTGTTGGGCAGAATGGCAGACTCTAGTCTCAGCCTTCCAGCATCCTGGACAGGACTACCTCTATTTCCCCACCCGAGGCCCCTTCAACTCTGTGATCCCATGGCCTGACTCCCCAGCCTTGTCCTGAAGGAATCAGCTTCAAAAAGCTCAGAGCAGCGTTCAGCCAAGACAAACACTGGCGCGCTGGAGCTGGGCCCCCCCACCCTGCTTGGCTGGGGGAACGGATGGTGAGCGCTGTCCCCACTCTCCCCAGGCCTTGCGGGATCTGCGGGAGCCCCACCCACAGGGGCATGGCCTCCAGCTGGCTCTGCAGGCTGCAGAACTCTGCACACTCCTGAGCTCTGCCTCCTGGTCCTGTACCTTCCTCTCTGGATGAGAGGCAATGGCAGGGCTTCAGCCCTGGGCCTCCTGGTGCTGGGCATAGCATCCTACTGCTCACTTCAGCACTCAAAAATGTCCCATGGTGGGGAGGAGCATGCATGTAAGCGTGTGCattcgtgtgtgtgcatgtgtgtgcacatgtgtggtgGAGAAGGGACAAGGATGAGACACAGGCCTTTGCCTCACCCACCATTGCTGTATGACTTTTGGATTCATGATGCTTTCCTGTCTTTCAGAATGAGGCCAAAGAATTCAACCCAGAACACTTCTGCCACTTCTGGTATTATTGACCCACCCTCCTCCCATACAAATTCAGGTCTTTATTATATTgttaaatttttaattcttttttgtgcctgtactgaacTTGAGCTCAacctgggcactgagttcaagtcttttcactcaaggctggcactctgctacttgaaccatggctctgcTTAGggcttttgggtgcttaattggaaataacagtttcatagactttcctgcctgggctggctttgaaccacaatcctcagatcttagcctcctgagtagctaggactacagacatgagtcaccagggcttggtctttttttttttttttaagtcagcaaATTTGTGGTCCTTTGTTACAGCAACTGTACAGAATGAATGTACCTTCCTAAAACTCTGTCATGGCCCTTGCTGGCCATAATTAAATGCCACCACAGGCATTTAGCTTCACCCTATCCTGTTCTCTCTTCTAATAAGTTTATAGCTAGTAATTTTCATTATCCAATAAtaagctcatacttgtaatcctaggaggctgagatctgaggatcctggttcaaagccagaccaggcaggaaagtccatggagactcttatctccaataaactactcagaaaaaggtggaagttgtgctgtggctcaagtggcagagtgccagccttgaacatgaagaggctcagggacagcatctaggccctgagttcaagccccaggaccagcaaaaaaggaggaggaggaggaggaggaggaggaggagtcattTACTAATCATATATTCACttgaaacaacaaaaatcaaaaaggaagaaagggttctatttgatttttttttgtatttgtatttgttttttttttgctggtcttttctttgctggggcttgaactccaggcctgggtgctgtccctgagcttcttttgctcaaggctagtgctctaccactggagccacagtgccacttccactttttttgagtttactggagatgagtctttcctgcgcaggctggctttaaatcgagatcctgagatctcagcctcctgagtagctaacactGCAGGCATGCACCATGGGTGCAGACTTCTGTTTAATGTTCAGATGATTGAACGGCTAATTTTATAGCGCATACACACACCATTACTGTGCTTCTGGGCTCTGGCCACCTCTGCTCTGCACATTGCTTCTTCTGcttactatatttaaaaaaaaaattatttgcagtattggggtttgaactcaggacctcacattcgctgggcaggtgctctactacttgagccacatgccctaCATGTACATTTGCTTGTGATATCACCTttaacaccccacccccacctgtgtCAACCTCTCCCTCACCTCTGTAGGAGTTAGCATCTGCGTTGTCTAGAGTGTCTGAACAACTTCACCTTGAACTaggaacttaggggctgggaatgtggcctagtgctaaagtgctcgctgcgtatacatgaaaccttgggttcgattgcttagcaccacatatatagaaaaagccagaagtggctctgtggctcaagtggtagagtgctagccttgagcaaaaagaagccagggacagtgctcaggccctgagtttaagccccaggactggcaaaaaaaaaccaaaacaaaaaacacaaaaaacaaaaaagcaaacttgGAACTTACCAGCAGTACTCACTGTGCTCATAGAAAGAAATCCTCAGGTGGGACTTGCCCCGCAACTCTATCAGGATGCAGAGCTGGGCCCTGGGAGACAGCTGGTATTGTAAGGAGCCACTGCATTGTGTCTCCAGTAACCCCCCAGGCCTGGGCAAAGTCTTCTGTGGCTCTTTTTCATGATGTCTCGCTTTTGCTTAGCTGACTGGTTTTCCCTCAATTTCAGCTGCCCCCGGCTGGGTTCGTCCTTCCTTCCCTGTGCTCTGGTTCTTAGCTCCATCACTGTTACAGATTGTGGCTCTGCCTGTGTCCATCTCTCTATGGAGGGACAATTTCTGAGGCTTCATTGCATGCAGAGATTGTAGGACCAACATGGCATCCAAAGGTCAACCCTTTTCTtggtttttaatatatttaggaCTTACTTTTAGGTGTTTCTGAGCTTTCGGCGGAggtcttcatacttgctaggtaggtgctctactgtggagccatgcctccagcctttactttttttctctgatgCTTGCTTCTTCCCTAGGTATATCCTAGTCTTGGATTGTGTTTTtggtggtttggtttttttaacCTCATGTCATAGCTCAGATGATAGACACATTCTAGCATGCCTGGCCTCTTCGGTTGAGAGCGTGCCTTGTGTACTTTTCTGTCTGGTTGGCCACGAGCCttgatcttccaatctcagcctcctttgtagctaggatgacagacaagtGCCACTGCCCTCCGCAATCAGTTTGGGAAGAGTTTTCTCATGCGTGTCTAGGGTTGACCCTGAGCGGCAATCCTCTTgacctcagcctctcaagcagctaggattataggcatggctcTAGCACCTAGCTGGTTTGCTCTGTAGATGGAACTGATCAGCAGGGctccagtggctctcacctgtaatcctaattactgaggaggctaagatctgaggattgaggtttgaagccaactatgAAACTctaatcaccaattaaccaccaaaatgctgaagtagaggtatggctcagccttgagcaaaaaagccaattaagagtgtgaagccctgagttcaagccccagtattgtcacaaagaaaaagaaagataatgagCAGtatagagggagggagagatgaagggagggaaggaaggagggagggagggagggaggaaggaaagaaggaagggaggaaggaaggaaggaaggaaataatgaacCTAGTGGAAAATGAGCAAAAGCTTTGAATAAACACTTCATCAAAGAAGATGTATGAGTgacaattacattttttaatgctCAAAATCAttagtcatcagggaaatgcaaattaaaactgcAGTGACATCCCACTGCACACAGATTAGAGcagtgaaaattaaaaagcttaCCCATACAAAATGTTTACTATCAGATGCTGCTTCAGGAGACCATGAGTACCTTCTGTACCACTACAAAATTGCTTAATTACTTTGTAAAACAGTTGACTTCTTAAAAAGTTACTGTTACAGCTTGTTACTGTAACAAACTACCTGAGACAAAATACAAGGAGGAAAGGTGTATGCTGGCTCCTGATTTCTGAGCATTCAGTCTGGTCAGTTGGCTCCAtgctttttgctttgtgtttgttttgttttgagcttGTGAGAGAGTCAGGACATcacagcgggggcgggggggaggagacaaagctgctcacctcaggaTAGCTAGGAagcaaggaaaaagaggaagggtcCCCAAATCCCTTCAAGGGTACAACCCCAATTACCTAACTTCCTCCGTCTAGGTCCCACCTCCTAAAGATTTCACCCTATTCAAATATACAATCAGCTGACACCTCAACTCCAAACCATAGCAGTTAGGTGTATATCCACCtttccactcctgggtatttactcAAGAGAAATGGAGGGCTATATCCATTCAAAACTAGTCCATGAATGTCCCTAACAACTTCCTTTGAGAtagccagaagccagaagcaaCTTCAGAATCCCTCAACAGTTGAAACAAATTGCAATGTGTCTGTTCTCCTTACCACTACTCAGCAATAAAGGAAAAACCAAGCTTCAGGTCTGAGCACAGAGGGTCAGAGCGAGAGAATGACGAACCCCACTCATTTGGGTGCCCCCACGGAAGGG
This sequence is a window from Perognathus longimembris pacificus isolate PPM17 chromosome 17, ASM2315922v1, whole genome shotgun sequence. Protein-coding genes within it:
- the Wfikkn2 gene encoding WAP, Kazal, immunoglobulin, Kunitz and NTR domain-containing protein 2, which encodes MWALGCRWFWSSWGLLLLLLLLLLGVSPRGLALPPIRYSHAGICPNDMNPNLWVDAQSTCKRECEADQECETYEKCCPNVCGTTSCVAARYMDVKGKKGPVGMPKEATCDHFMCVQQGSECDIWDGQPVCKCKDRCEKEPSFTCASDGLTYYNRCYMDAEACSKGITLAVVTCRYHFTWPNTSPPPPETTVHPTTASPETPGLDMVAPALLNHPVHQSVTVGETVSFLCDVVGRPRPELTWEKQLEDRENVVMRPNHVRGNVVVTNIAQLVIYNAQLQDAGIYTCTARNPAGVLRADFPLSVVRGAQASATSESSLNGTAFPTAECLKPPDSEDCGEEQTRWHFDAQANNCLTFTFGHCHRNLNHFETYEACMLACMSGPLAVCSLPALQGPCKAYAPRWAYNSQMAQCQSFVYGGCEGNGNNFESREACEESCPFPRGNQRCRACKPRQKLVTSFCRSDFVILGRVSELTEEPDSGRALVTVDEVLKDEKMGLKFLGREPLEVTLLHVDWACPCPNVTVGETPLIIMGEVDGGMAMLRPDSFVGASSTRRVRKLREVMYKNTCDVLKDFPSLH